CACACCTTTTTCACTATTTTATAGTCATCTTTGATCTAGTTATTGTTACAAataatgctattttttttttgtcaacgttaCAAATAATGCTTTCAAATCGCAAATTCACCTATAGCGATTAGATTTCCAGTCACACAATTAAATTTAAAGTAGAGTTTATAGCTTCTGTGTTAAAACAATGTTTTCGATATTTGATGCAGACTTTGGATTTCAAGAGTACAAAAAATCTATCACTATAACTAAAATCACTGAATTAAAGTACAACCAAAGTTTTCCTAATGTTAACATGAGAACAAATTTgtgtaattaaaatatttatacaactAAACATATCAATATTTCAGGAGTCTACAacctatttttagaaaataaactaCTATTTACCCAAATACTCATCAACTTCATACGAAACTTAATTTTAGAAATCATAGTGTGTGTACCTTTTTACCCACACATCCGAGAGACCAGTACTCTAATTTTCCATTCTTTTGAGTTGGCATGATATTCCAGTGGCATCTTCAACCTATAGCAGAAATACAGAAATGATTATGTATTAGAGGATAAGAAAAGAATTATTCTAAGAAATTGATAGAAAAGCATAAACTTACAGAAGAGTTTTTTGGTTACACTAAAATTCATGTGTAGCTTCTTTATGAACTTTTTCACATTTGTTCTCTCCATTTATAGCAAAGACGTAAAAGAACGTAATTGTTGCTGCACGGTAAACGTAATTCTTCGTAAAACGTGAACTTTGTATTATTGTTGCAGAAAAACTTAAGATTGATAACAATGGAACACTTACTTTTTCCTTTTGATGATGTGGTGTAGTGTGTAGACACGATGCACCAATGCAGTGAGTGTTTGTTCTATGTAAAGCTTAGCCCTGAGTACAATTTAGAAGATTAACCTTGATCTCCATGTGTCAAAATTTAGAGTCTCACCTCTGATGATTTCGTAGATACAATTTAGAGAAgacaataatttaatttatattagagatgaagaaaacagttttatacaaaaaaaacagttttaaaatatgtaagttAACGTGGAGTgggtttttgagaaaaaaataggaaTATAGGTAGttgaatatttggattgaaaaaatataggaaataaaattattgtttttaaattctttttaaattttttgccaagtgtcaaatttttttaattattttctaaactttTTTCACATGGCAGTATCTGATTCGCTATgcgacttgcgctttagtatataagggataatACTTCCACCTGCCTTCGAGTTGATATCAATCgttaaaacaaattatgattATAGAGTAACTAGATTCTGATCCGTGCGGCTgcacataattattttttatttataatttatgttttaaattaaaattttatgatctgatgatattttataaattttagttcgTGTCAAGattgtatttttgatttttggtttgattttggtTCATTTATGGGCTTTTGTTATCGGTTTAAGAAATATACTAATTGTTcagttatttatgaatttgaattttgttattttaatttttggtttggtttaaataacaATGTTAAGAacccaataaaaatttgaatgtaATTTGAAAGTTATATtgtataactaaataattaggaatgttatttttttttaataggccGTGAATAAGTCTAAATTTAAATGacaattttttaaatagataaaaaatagaattctaaattaatagattagatataagTTTCAAGTTGTGCAAGAAGACTTCATGAATATGATCgttctatttttcttatcttataatATGTTGCCACTTGCCCACATATATGTTCATCAATTTTATGGTACAACTTCGACTGTCACGTGCTTACTTTATACGATAGCACACAATTTTATCTGATGACATATTATTCCATAGTATAGCAACAAATATAGGGAGAATTCTACGTTGTAGTTGATAAGTTTAccatttatatatgatataagcAAAATGTATTaacaaaatttagaaagttAAGAATTATTAGTGAATCGCAAGTCCATGCCAAATTACCGATAGAGACATGATACAATATTACAAAGTCAAATTCAATGCCATGTCAGGAGATATCTAGTCGATCCACATAATTTCTTATACAACCATATTGTTTTAGGTGTTGAAATGTGACATGATGGCAGATGCAAATATCTTGTTCTATATATAACGTTGGAACTAAAGCCTTGCTGATTACAAGGGAATAACTTATCTTTTGTCCAtaacaatatgaaataatatatcaaaaaaGCTAGCTACTCAGCAGTGCATCTCACCGGATTCACCCCACTGCAGATAACCCTCAGCATTATCGACAGGGACATCCCCAACACAATAAGTGCGAGACGCAATAGGAGAACTCTCTTATGCAATTTTGGATTCGATGACAGTGTAACTCAAATCAACTTGTGTGTATACTTGTTTATTGAACAATACTTGGATTCACCCCTATGGTGAATGGGTAAATTCACCTCACCTTTTATAACCAACCAAATTGCCACGTAGGATTAGTTAAAAAggcaataaaattaaaaaaaaattgctgaAAACAAAACACCAACGTTAACGCCGTCTACGAAACgaaattctaaaaatttaatatctaaaccctaaacctcaaatcctaaacttcaaatcttaaattataaacccaaatttctaaacctaaaacccaaacctctaaaccataaaccctaaatcctaaactctaaacctaaaattcttaattctaaacccaaaaccctaaaccataaaccctaaactctaaaccttaaattctaaaccctaaacccaaaactctaaaccataaacccgaACCCTGATCAAGTAATGAGTTTAGGGATTAATTTAGGGttgtgttttgggtttagggtttaggatttaggatttagggttagagttttgggtttagggtttaggatttagagtttagggttaacgaaattctaaaaatctaatatctaaaccctaaacctcaaatcctaaacttcaaatcttaaattctaaacccaaatttctaaacctaaaacccaaacctctaaaccataaaccctaaatcctaaactctaaacctaaaattcttaattctaaacccaaaaccctaaaccataaaccctaaactctaaaccttaaattctaaaccctaaacccaaaactctaaaccataaacccgaACCCTGATCAAGTAATGAGTTTAGGGATTAATTTAGGGTTGtgttttggatttagggtttaggatttaggatttagggttagagttttgggtttagggtttaggatttagagtttagggtttaggattttgggtttagaatttaggatttaaggtattgggtttagggtttaggatttggggtttagggtttatgatttggagtttaaagtttagggtttatattttaatttttagagttttgggttttaCGGACGGTTTTAATATTGGTATTGTTTTTctgaatcatttattttttaattttattacctttattaattaatcataCATAGTATTTTGGTTGGTTATAAATGGTGAGGTGAATTTAACCATTCACCAtaggggtgaacctaagtattgttcttgtttatttattttgccactataatagatttttttccACTATAATAGGTTTTTGTAACtctaaacattttatttataatatttacagtttaacaaaaaaaaatcaaaagcttAAATAGCAGCACAAGCTTTTGTTATACaagaaaaaataatgatattcatgTTCATGAATGTGATAAGATCATGCGTTCGAGATAACCCAACCAGGGGGAGATGGAAACAGCTCAACATACTCGGGAATGTCTTCTACAGACCTAACGCCTTGCTCGTTGAACTCATACACGAGAATGCTTTCATGTTCATTCAAATTAGTTCCGCCCCACAGGTCCGAAAAGATTATAGAGTTGGCTCTAAACCCCTGAATCTCAGTAGCCAAGCACGAGAAGGAGCAATATTGCTCCAAGAACAGCACACGATCATCCACATCTTCCACTTGATTCCAGTCGTTTCTCTCCACGTCTAACTCTGAAACTTCGAACCATATCTTCTTCTCACGGATATTTGGTATGAAAAAATCGGCTCGTCTCTCTGTGCACATCTCTACGAGAAGGACCTTATCCCCTGAGTTTAGAAGCTGTGCGTTGAAGACATGTAACATATGAAAATagaagaaaatgatcaagaCCGGTCTGCGGCACAGCCGGACAGGGCCGGGCCTGACAATTTCCGGCTCAGAAGCCAACAGAAAAAGCCCATGATctaataaaacacaaaaaaatattaaaaagtacaCCCAAGCATTTTAAACCCGGAACCCCAAACTGGAACCCCAAACTATACTATTCTTAGTCTTTACCAACAGAACTAGTGAGGAACTTCAGTAACAATTGGCCcctaaattaaatataacttgTCGGCCCCGAAGCCAATGCTTGATTTGCTTGGAATCATACGCCTTGCAGCCGGATGCAACATTCGCATATgcctccaaaattttaaaaggatTAGAAACATAGGTTTGATGGTCCCTAAATTaggaaatacattttttttctttaagatCTACCCTAAAATGTTTATAACCCtcaaattttcaaaacagaCCATGAGTGAAATGTGCGGACTATAAAACCTTAGTTTGCAACTTTGTCTCACGAAAACTTAAAAGTCCAAGCAAGGATATAAAAGGTTTTAGTCTCCTCACCCAGCGTTTCCTTGTCTTATAAGACGGTCTAGACCGCTGAAACGTATGCAATTGTAGAGTTGGCTCTACAACTATTGTTCTGCCGGTGAGATCTATGGCGTAAAACTTGCTTTTATATGAAACTATCCCTTCAAAGGAAACGGGTTGTGTTATCTGGAGCTCAGTCCAACGCCCATCGATTGACCTATACACAGCGGGACCCTTGAATGGGAGACGCCCTAGAACCATAAACTCGTTGTTCTCTGCGTTTAAACTCATAAAGCCAATGCGTCTTTCCACTTTCCCCTCGCATGGTTCGGACCATTCGCTGTAACAAGCCACATGTTCTTGAGCTAACTCAAAGACTTGACATCTGAGCAAGTCAAATGAAAAAGTTGGATACGAATATCTATCCTCATCGGTGTTTCTTCTTAGGAACAAACTTATAACGCCCCGATCcgtccacggctaatgggccacccacgcccgctctctcgacCCGTGGGCCCCATCCCACCTGACGGACGGTCGTTAATTTTCCAAGGcccgaaatcattgtttactgaccctgcaatcaccacccgacctttccccgtgctttggcctcactcacacgctatcgcgaatcacttcccgataggtcacccatccttccactactccagttcaagcacgcttaactctggagttctttcatgatgtgctccggaaaaggtaagtcaactttggtgatataggtagccaaatcaattctcttaagccttttcacatatcacaactcgggatgttacaattcaccccctctcaaagaacgcaacgtcctcgttgcgcccCCGACAGGTCTCAAGATGCCTCTCAGGTCGGAACTGAGATagctaaccagctctgataccacttataacGCCCCGATCcgtccacggctaatgggccacccacgcccgctctctcgacCCGTGGGCCCCATCCCACCTGACAGCCGGTCGTTAATTTTCCAAGGcccgaaatcattgtttactgaccctgcaatcaccacccgacctttccccgtgctttggcctcactcacacgctatcgcgaatcacttcccgataggtcacccatccttccactactccagttcaagcacgcttaactctggagttctttcatgatgtgctccggaaaaggtaagtcaactttggtgatataggtagccaaatcaattctcttaagccttttcacatatcacaactcgggatgttacaattcaccccctctcaaagaacgcaacgtcctcgttgcgcccCCGACAGGTCTCAAGATGCCTCTCAGGTCGGAACTGAGATagctaaccagctctgataccacttataacGCCCCGATCcgtccacggctaatgggccacccacgcccgctctctcgacCCGTGGGCCCCATCCCACCTGACGGCCGGTCGTTAATTTTCCAAGGcccgaaatcattgtttactgaccctgcaatcaccacccgacctttccccgtgctttggcctcactcacacgctatcgcgaatcacttcccgataggtcacccatccttccactactccagttcaagcacgcttaactctggagttctttcatgatgtgctccggaaaaggtaagtcaactttggtgatataggtagccaaatcaattctcttaagccttttcacatatcacaactcgggatgttacaattcaaaTTGGTGACAACTCATCCTGGAGGAgtgttgttaaagggtgaggacCTGGGTTCGAGtctcaccaacaacctaattatggagtcAGAGAGAACTCATAATTgaggggttggggtcggtgcgctgcagcgctgtgaACCTAGGTTCCTAGTGAGAGGATGGGTTGTCACAAAAAAAGTCGACTTTTTTTGTGACAACCCGCCCCGTGGGAACTACCTGTCCCGTGGGCCCCAGActcacagcgctgcagcgcaccgaccccaacccctctATTATGAGTTCTCACtaactccataattaggttgttggtgggCCTCGAACCCaggacctcaccctttaacagcaTTCCCACAGGACAAGCTGTCACCAATTGTGTTACAAataatgctattttttttttgtcaacgttaCAAATAATGCTTTCAAATCGCAAATTCACCTATAGCGATTAGATTTCCAGTCACACAATTAAATTTAAAGTAGAGTTTATAGCTTCTGTGTTAAAACAATGTTTTCGATATTTGATGCAGACTTTGGATTTCAAGAGTACAAAAAATCTATCACTATAACTAAAATCACTGAATTAAAGTACAACCAAAGTTTTCCTAATGTTAACATGAGAACAAATTTgtgtaattaaaatatttatacaactAAACATATCAATATTTCAGGAGTCTACAacctatttttagaaaataaactaCTATTTACCCAAATACTCATCAACTTCATACGAAACTTAATTTTAGAAATCATAGTGTGTGTACCTTTTTACCCACACATCCGAGAGACCAGTACTCTAATTTTCCATTCTTTTGAGTTGGCATGATATTCCAGTGGCATCTTCAACCTATAGCAGAAATACAGAAATGATTATGTATTAGAGGATAAGAAAAGAATTATTCTAAGAAATTGATAGAAAAGCATAAACTTACAGAAGAGTTTTTTGGTTACACTAAAATTCATGTGTAGCTTCTTTATGAACTTTTTCACATTTGTTCTCTCCATTTATAGCAAAGACGTAAAAGAACGTAATTGTTGCTGCACGGTAAACGTAATTCTTCGTAAAACGTGAACTTTGTATTATTGTTGCAGAAAAACTTAAGATTGATAACAATGGAACACTTACTTTTTCCTTTTGATGATGTGGTGTAGTGTGTAGACACGATGCACCAATGCAGTGAGTGTTTGTTCTATGTAAAGCTTAGCCCTGAGTACAATTTAGAAGATTAACCTTGATCTCCATGTGTCAAAATTTAGAGTCTCACCTCTGATGATTTCGTAGATACAATTTAGAGAAgacaataatttaatttatattagagatgaagaaaacagttttatacaaaaaaaacagttttaaaatatgtaagttAACGTGGAGTgggtttttgagaaaaaaataggaaTATAGGTAGttgaatatttggattgaaaaatataggaaataaaattattgtttttaaattctttttaaattttttgccaagtgtcaattttttttaattattttctaaactttTTTCACATGGCAGTATCTGATTCGCTATgcgacttgcgctttagtatataagggataatACTTCCACCTGCCTTCGAGTTGATATCAATCgttaaaacaaattatgattATAGAGTAACTAGATTCTGATCCGTGCGGCTgcacataattattttttatttataatttatgttttaaattaaaattttatgatctgatgatattttataaattttagttcgTGTCAAGattgtatttttgatttttggtttgattttggtTCATTTATGGGCTTTTGTTATCGGTTTAAGAAATATACTAATTGTTcagttatttatgaatttgaattttgttattttaatttttggtttggtttaaataacaATGTTAAGAacccaataaaaatttgaatgtaATTTGAAAGTTATATtgtataactaaataattaggaatgttatttttttttaataggccGTGAATAAGTCTAAATTTAAATGacaattttttaaatagataaaaaatagaattctaaattaatagattagatataagTTTCAAGTTGTGCAAGAAGACTTCATGAATATGATCgttctatttttcttatcttataatATGTTGCCACTTGCCCACATATATGTTCATCAATTTTATGGTACAAC
This genomic interval from Brassica napus cultivar Da-Ae chromosome A6, Da-Ae, whole genome shotgun sequence contains the following:
- the LOC106352009 gene encoding putative F-box/kelch-repeat protein At5g24040, coding for MISGLGKLTTGCQVGWGPRVERAGVGGPLAVDGSGRYKWYQSCLFLRRNTDEDRYSYPTFSFDLLRCQVFELAQEHVACYSEWSEPCEGKVERRIGFMSLNAENNEFMVLGRLPFKGPAVYRSIDGRWTELQITQPVSFEGIVSYKSKFYAIDLTGRTIVVEPTLQLHTFQRSRPSYKTRKRWLLNSGDKVLLVEMCTERRADFFIPNIREKKIWFEVSELDVERNDWNQVEDVDDRVLFLEQYCSFSCLATEIQGFRANSIIFSDLWGGTNLNEHESILVYEFNEQGVRSVEDIPEYVELFPSPPGWVISNA